The genomic window CCAGACCCAGCCAGGCCGCAAAGTTCCGCCCACTGTCAAAAGTGTCGAGGTCGGGCGCAAACGCCGCCACGGCGCCTGCCGTCACGGGGCCGATCCCGGGGATGGTGCAAAGCCGCCGCAACTCACAATCTGTCTTCGATGCATCTTCCAACTCGCTTGCTAGCCGTTCGATCACGTCGCTCAGCCGCGCGATCTGCTCGAGATACACCGCCCCCATCTCCCGAACCGGGTCAGGCAGGTCGCTGCTCTCGTCCGCCAGCGCATTCTCGAGTAATTTCAGGCTCGCTGGTCCCTTCGGCGCCACCAGCCCGAACTCGGCCAGATGTCCCCGGAGCGCGTTGATGAGCTGCGTGCGCTGCCGGACCAGGCATTGGTGGGTGCGGAACGCCACAGCACGGCCCTGGGTTTCGGCACTCTTCACCGCCACGAACCGCATAGTCGGACGTATGGCCGCCTCTGCGATAGCCTCCGCATCCGCGCGGTCATTCTTCTGGCGCTTGACGAACGGCTTCACATACGCCGCCGGCACCAGACGCACTTCGTGACCGTGAGACTGCGCCATTCGGCCCCAGTGATGCGACGTGGCGCATGCCTCCATAGCAACTACGCAGGCCGGCTGCTCGCCCAGAAACGTCGCCAACCGCTTCCGAGAAAGTGCCCGGTTATAGATAACTCTCCCATCGGGTCCGACTGCGCAAACCTGAAAGCTGCCTTTTGCTAGGTCGATCGCCAGAATGCTGATCTTCGATGTCATTGATGCGCCCTCCGCTCGGTGAATATAGAGCCGTCTGGGTATACTCGATGCCGCTGGGTGGGGCATCCACCGTATCAGTTCAATTCCTTTCTATGTTTCAGTTCTATTTAGGAAAAACGCTGCTGTTCGGGCTTTAAGAACCTATGCAGCGCCGCAAAGTCGTTCCCCCTCGCCGACGCGCGAGAACAAGGCCAGCGACATTGATCCAGCGGCCGTCGCGTAAGGTGCCGTAATACCGGCACGGCGCTAGAGATCGTCAACCGAGACAAAGGGCTTGTCCTCCCGGCAGGAGACAAGGCGGGCATCTTGCTCGGCGAACCCTGCAGAGGGTCGACAGTCGGTCTGAGCGGCGGCGGCGTTTTTGGCGACAACGATGCGCTATCCGAATTTTTCCCGCAGATAGTTCACATATGCGCTGCAATCTCCCGCATCCGCGTCGATGGCCGATAGCACCGCGTGGCGGCCTCTGGAGCGGCCATGGCACCAGACAATCTCGCCGAGCCTGTCGCAAAGCGGCGCCAGATCGCCCGCCCTGGCCGCCGCGCGAAGATGAGTCTCCGTCTCATCAAGCCTTGCCATGATCTGGGCAGCCGTGACATTGCCGATCGTGTAGGTCGGGAAGGAGCCGATATAGCCGCTCGACCAATGCACGTCCTGCAGGCATCCGAGCCCGTCATGGGGCACGTCGATGCCGAGGTCCGCGCGCATGGCGGCATTCCAGGCCTCCGGCACATCATCGACGGCAAGCGAACCGTCCATCAGAGCCATTTCGATTCGCACCCGCAGCATGATGTGCAGGTCGTAGGTTAGTTCATCGGCTTCGACGCGGATGAGACCCGGTTCTGTCCGGTTGACGGCATGAACGAATTCCGTCTCGCTGACATCGGCGAGTTGATCCGGGAAATGCCGCTTCAGCCGTTCGAAGTGCAGGGCCCAGAAATCGGCGGAGCGGCCGATGTGGTTTTCGAAGAGCCGCGACTGGCTTTCGTGCATGCCGAAACTGCTGCCGCCGACGGCATAAAGCCCGATCAGGTCAGTCGTATGCGCCGAGCGGTTCAGCGCCGGATCAACGCCCTGTTCGTAGAGTGCGTGACCGGTCTCGTGCATGGTGCCGAAGATCGACATCGGCAGGTAGTTCGGGTTCCAGCGCGAGGTGATGCGCACGTCCTGGCGGGTGAAGGAAATCTCGAAGGGGTGGACGGCGGTATCGAGCCGGCTGCGGTTGAAATCGAGACCGAGAATTTCGGCAAGCTCCGCACACAGGGCCTTCTGCTGTTCTGCGGGATAGTCGCGATAGAGGAAATCCGTGCGCGGCTTCGGGCGCTCGAGCGCGGCCTCGAGCACGGGCTTGATGCCGTCGCGCAGGTCGTCGAACAGCGCCTTCAGCGAGGCGGCGGTCTCGCCGGGTTCGTAGATCTGCACCATCGGGTCATAAGGATGCGCGTCATAACCGATGGTCTCGGCCATCTGACGCGCCAGCGAAATGATCTCGGCAAGG from Martelella sp. NC20 includes these protein-coding regions:
- a CDS encoding IS110 family RNA-guided transposase encodes the protein MTSKISILAIDLAKGSFQVCAVGPDGRVIYNRALSRKRLATFLGEQPACVVAMEACATSHHWGRMAQSHGHEVRLVPAAYVKPFVKRQKNDRADAEAIAEAAIRPTMRFVAVKSAETQGRAVAFRTHQCLVRQRTQLINALRGHLAEFGLVAPKGPASLKLLENALADESSDLPDPVREMGAVYLEQIARLSDVIERLASELEDASKTDCELRRLCTIPGIGPVTAGAVAAFAPDLDTFDSGRNFAAWLGLVPRQRSTGGKARLGSVSKMGQTDIRRLLIVGAMSVIRWVVRKGGSSNRWLAALVARKPRMVAAVALANKMARMIWAMTTKQEDYRMA
- a CDS encoding carboxypeptidase M32; this translates as MNAFTNRIAEINDLLSAVNLLQWDARVMMPAGGAETRGQQIATLKAKAREMLLDPAMADAAEDMLAQTADDRERGAAEAVLAARKWHLGVPSALLRRQDEISVLAGRAWERARADGDFALFRPHLAEIISLARQMAETIGYDAHPYDPMVQIYEPGETAASLKALFDDLRDGIKPVLEAALERPKPRTDFLYRDYPAEQQKALCAELAEILGLDFNRSRLDTAVHPFEISFTRQDVRITSRWNPNYLPMSIFGTMHETGHALYEQGVDPALNRSAHTTDLIGLYAVGGSSFGMHESQSRLFENHIGRSADFWALHFERLKRHFPDQLADVSETEFVHAVNRTEPGLIRVEADELTYDLHIMLRVRIEMALMDGSLAVDDVPEAWNAAMRADLGIDVPHDGLGCLQDVHWSSGYIGSFPTYTIGNVTAAQIMARLDETETHLRAAARAGDLAPLCDRLGEIVWCHGRSRGRHAVLSAIDADAGDCSAYVNYLREKFG